A stretch of Usitatibacter palustris DNA encodes these proteins:
- the rpsO gene encoding 30S ribosomal protein S15 encodes MAVTTTDKARIVEQYQRAKGDTGSPEVQIALLTERINGLTDHFKSNVKDFHSRRGLLHMVSQRRSLLDYLKRKNVEGYRSIIERLGLRK; translated from the coding sequence GCGCGCATCGTCGAGCAATACCAGCGCGCCAAGGGCGACACGGGCTCGCCCGAAGTCCAGATCGCGCTGCTTACGGAGCGCATCAACGGACTCACGGACCACTTCAAGAGCAACGTCAAGGATTTCCACTCGCGCCGCGGCCTGCTGCACATGGTGAGCCAGCGCCGCAGCCTGCTCGACTACCTGAAGCGCAAGAATGTCGAGGGATACCGCTCGATCATCGAGCGCCTCGGCCTGCGCAAGTAA